A window of the Pseudomonas furukawaii genome harbors these coding sequences:
- a CDS encoding pantothenate kinase — MILELDCGNSFIKWRVVDEVLASTVEGGVVGSDEQLLAALAGKMASALSYCRLVSVRTDEETQSLISRLEAALGVCCVRAMPSDELGGVRNGYTEYRRLGMDRWLAVVGAYHLARKPCLVIDLGTAVTSDLVTGKGEHLGGFICPGMPLMRNQLRTHTRRIRYDDSAAEQALHDTAPGRSTAEAVERGCLLMLRGFVQSQVELAAEHLGSEFEVFLTGGDAQLVQEAVPRARVLPDLVFVGLAIACPLR; from the coding sequence ATGATTCTTGAGCTTGACTGTGGTAACAGTTTTATCAAATGGCGCGTGGTTGATGAAGTTCTGGCTTCCACGGTAGAGGGAGGGGTCGTCGGTAGCGATGAGCAGCTGCTGGCAGCACTGGCTGGAAAGATGGCAAGCGCTTTGAGCTACTGCCGCCTGGTGAGTGTGCGTACTGATGAAGAGACCCAGTCATTGATATCGCGCCTTGAGGCTGCCCTCGGAGTGTGTTGTGTTCGGGCGATGCCCTCCGACGAACTGGGTGGGGTGCGAAATGGTTATACCGAGTATCGTCGACTTGGGATGGATCGTTGGCTAGCGGTCGTTGGGGCCTATCACCTTGCCCGCAAGCCCTGTCTGGTGATCGATCTTGGTACTGCAGTGACTTCTGACCTGGTTACGGGTAAGGGAGAGCACCTTGGTGGTTTCATCTGCCCTGGCATGCCGCTCATGCGCAACCAGCTTAGGACGCATACGCGTCGCATTCGTTACGATGACTCCGCCGCAGAGCAGGCGTTGCATGATACGGCTCCTGGTCGCTCTACCGCCGAGGCAGTAGAGCGAGGCTGCCTCTTGATGTTGCGTGGATTTGTTCAGTCTCAGGTTGAGTTGGCTGCGGAGCATCTAGGCTCCGAGTTCGAGGTCTTCTTGACTGGAGGGGATGCGCAGTTAGTCCAAGAGGCTGTTCCGCGTGCTCGAGTCCTGCCTGACCTGGTATTTGTTGGGCTGGCCATTGCTTGCCCGTTGCGCTGA
- the rplK gene encoding 50S ribosomal protein L11: MAKKIQAYIKLQVKAGQANPSPPVGPALGQHGVNIMEFCKAFNAKTQGLEPGLPTPVIITVYSDRSFTFETKSTPASVLLKKAAGIASGSPRPNTQKVGTVTRAQLEEIAKAKKADLTAADLDAAVRSIAGSARSMGLNVEGV, encoded by the coding sequence ATGGCTAAGAAGATTCAAGCTTATATCAAGCTGCAAGTGAAGGCCGGTCAGGCCAACCCGTCGCCGCCGGTTGGCCCTGCCCTGGGTCAGCATGGTGTGAATATCATGGAATTCTGCAAGGCGTTCAACGCCAAGACTCAGGGCCTTGAGCCGGGTCTGCCGACACCTGTGATCATCACTGTTTACAGCGACCGCAGCTTCACTTTCGAGACCAAGAGCACCCCGGCTTCCGTTCTGCTGAAAAAAGCAGCCGGTATTGCCAGTGGTTCGCCGCGTCCGAACACCCAGAAAGTAGGCACCGTTACCCGTGCTCAGCTGGAAGAGATCGCCAAGGCCAAGAAGGCTGATCTGACTGCAGCTGACCTGGATGCGGCCGTGCGTAGCATCGCCGGTTCCGCTCGTAGCATGGGCCTGAATGTGGAGGGTGTGTAA
- the birA gene encoding bifunctional biotin--[acetyl-CoA-carboxylase] ligase/biotin operon repressor BirA, translating into MLTLLKLLQDGRFHSGEALGAALGVSRSAVWKQLQHLESELHLPIHKVRGKGYRLERPVSLLESPLLNQDSPWPHRVHETLDSTNAEVMRLLSEGAIPPFAVVSERQTAGRGRRGRQWISPFAQNLYYSLAMRIDGGARQLDGLSLVVGLAVLKVLRSFGLIEVGLKWPNDLLSSGRKIAGILLELVGDPADLCHVIIGIGINVNMQNALEEIDQPWTSMQLESGLLVDRNDLAITLAKCLREYLERHDREGFGALKSEWEAAHLWQGCAVSLVAGAQHVDGIVLGVDAAGAIRLSVAGTERVFSGGELSLRLRDDS; encoded by the coding sequence ATGCTGACCTTATTGAAACTTCTGCAGGATGGGCGCTTTCATTCGGGAGAGGCTCTTGGTGCTGCTCTTGGTGTCAGTAGAAGTGCAGTCTGGAAGCAGCTCCAGCATTTGGAGTCAGAACTGCACTTGCCGATTCATAAGGTGCGGGGCAAGGGATATCGTCTAGAGCGTCCGGTGAGCTTGCTGGAGTCACCGTTGCTGAATCAGGATTCGCCCTGGCCTCACAGAGTTCACGAGACCTTGGACTCCACTAATGCTGAGGTGATGCGCCTGCTATCCGAGGGGGCGATACCGCCATTTGCTGTTGTCTCTGAGCGGCAGACTGCAGGGCGCGGAAGGCGAGGGCGTCAGTGGATCAGTCCTTTCGCGCAGAATCTTTATTACAGCCTTGCCATGCGCATCGATGGAGGCGCGCGGCAACTCGATGGCCTTAGCCTGGTCGTCGGGTTGGCGGTGCTCAAGGTACTACGCTCTTTTGGCCTGATAGAGGTTGGGTTGAAGTGGCCAAACGACCTTCTTTCCAGCGGGCGCAAGATTGCGGGAATTCTGCTGGAGCTGGTGGGCGATCCAGCGGACCTGTGCCATGTGATCATTGGCATTGGAATTAATGTGAACATGCAGAATGCGCTCGAGGAAATTGATCAACCCTGGACTTCAATGCAGCTTGAGTCCGGCCTTTTGGTCGATAGAAATGACTTGGCCATCACGCTTGCCAAATGTTTGCGGGAATATCTGGAGCGGCACGACCGAGAAGGATTCGGCGCTCTGAAGAGTGAGTGGGAGGCTGCTCACTTGTGGCAAGGCTGCGCGGTCAGCCTGGTGGCTGGAGCTCAGCATGTCGATGGAATCGTTCTCGGGGTCGATGCGGCCGGCGCAATTCGGTTGAGCGTTGCCGGTACTGAAAGGGTTTTTAGTGGGGGAGAGCTCAGCTTGAGGTTGCGCGATGATTCTTGA
- a CDS encoding SPOR domain-containing protein — translation MRWLFLFLLVLNLFYYVWHQQQAPLRPKEVETLSLYKGDQQDIRLLSESGEVPARRVLVPSAPAEAAVCLYLGGFEQERHAQEVAQRLISLDVSAEVKPLDAAAGVDYWVYMPPLASRDASLRHLKELQARKIDSYIVTQGDLVNGISLGIFPRLDSAESVMQRLRDAGYEPQMRELSRAHRDYWVRIAPESRRLVADSLLQQLSGDYPGLKHQLMPCEGVASPR, via the coding sequence GTGCGTTGGTTGTTTCTGTTTCTTCTAGTTCTCAATCTCTTCTACTACGTGTGGCATCAGCAGCAGGCGCCGCTCCGTCCAAAGGAAGTTGAGACGCTCTCGCTCTACAAGGGGGACCAGCAAGATATCCGACTCCTCAGTGAGTCTGGTGAAGTGCCTGCTCGGCGAGTCCTTGTCCCGAGCGCCCCTGCCGAGGCGGCTGTGTGCCTCTATCTTGGAGGATTTGAGCAGGAGCGTCATGCGCAAGAGGTGGCGCAGCGTCTCATTAGCCTCGATGTAAGCGCGGAGGTGAAGCCGCTGGATGCAGCGGCTGGCGTAGATTATTGGGTCTACATGCCCCCCTTGGCCTCCCGTGACGCCTCACTTCGCCATCTAAAGGAGCTTCAAGCGCGTAAGATAGATAGCTACATTGTGACTCAGGGGGACCTTGTGAATGGCATCTCCTTGGGGATATTTCCGCGACTGGACTCCGCTGAAAGTGTGATGCAGCGTCTGCGAGACGCTGGTTACGAACCTCAGATGCGCGAGTTGTCGCGGGCCCATCGCGATTATTGGGTGCGTATAGCCCCCGAAAGTCGACGACTGGTGGCTGACTCTCTGCTGCAGCAGCTGTCCGGGGATTATCCGGGGCTGAAACATCAACTTATGCCTTGCGAGGGTGTTGCATCTCCTCGCTAG
- the tuf gene encoding elongation factor Tu: MAKEKFERNKPHVNVGTIGHVDHGKTTLTAALTKVCSETWGGSARAFDQIDNAPEEKARGITINTSHVEYDSAVRHYAHVDCPGHADYVKNMITGAAQMDGAILVCSAADGPMPQTREHILLSRQVGVPYIVVFLNKADMVDDAELLELVEMEVRDLLNTYDFPGDDTPIVIGSALMALEGKDDNGIGVSAVRKLVETLDSYIPEPVRAIDQPFLMPIEDVFSISGRGTVVTGRVERGIVKVGEEIEIVGIRPTTKTTCTGVEMFRKLLDEGRAGENIGALLRGTKRDDVERGQVLAKPGTIKPHTKFECEVYVLSKEEGGRHTPFFKGYRPQFYFRTTDVTGNCELPEGVEMVMPGDNIKMVVTLIAPIAMEDGLRFAIREGGRTVGAGVVAKIFE, translated from the coding sequence ATGGCAAAAGAAAAGTTCGAACGTAACAAGCCGCACGTCAACGTCGGCACCATTGGTCACGTTGACCATGGCAAGACCACTCTGACTGCTGCTCTGACCAAGGTCTGCTCCGAGACCTGGGGTGGTTCGGCTCGTGCGTTCGACCAGATCGACAACGCTCCGGAAGAGAAGGCTCGCGGTATCACCATCAACACTTCCCACGTTGAGTACGATTCCGCTGTTCGTCACTACGCTCACGTTGACTGCCCCGGTCACGCTGACTACGTGAAGAACATGATCACCGGTGCTGCTCAGATGGATGGCGCTATCCTGGTTTGCTCCGCCGCTGACGGCCCCATGCCGCAGACTCGCGAGCACATCCTGCTGTCCCGTCAGGTAGGCGTACCCTACATCGTCGTGTTCCTGAACAAGGCCGACATGGTTGACGACGCCGAGCTGCTGGAGCTGGTCGAGATGGAGGTTCGCGATCTGCTGAACACCTACGACTTCCCGGGCGACGACACTCCGATCGTTATCGGTTCCGCGCTGATGGCGCTGGAAGGCAAGGACGACAACGGCATCGGCGTTTCCGCCGTTCGTAAGCTGGTTGAGACCCTGGACTCCTACATTCCGGAGCCGGTGCGTGCCATCGACCAGCCGTTCCTGATGCCGATCGAGGACGTGTTCTCCATCTCCGGTCGTGGCACCGTAGTGACCGGTCGTGTAGAGCGCGGCATCGTGAAGGTGGGCGAGGAAATCGAAATCGTCGGTATCCGTCCGACCACCAAGACCACCTGCACCGGTGTTGAAATGTTCCGTAAGCTGCTCGACGAAGGTCGTGCTGGTGAGAACATTGGCGCCCTGCTGCGCGGCACCAAGCGTGACGACGTAGAGCGTGGTCAGGTTCTGGCCAAGCCGGGCACCATCAAGCCGCACACCAAGTTCGAGTGCGAAGTGTACGTGCTGTCCAAGGAAGAGGGTGGTCGTCACACTCCGTTCTTCAAGGGCTACCGTCCGCAGTTCTACTTCCGTACCACTGACGTGACCGGTAACTGCGAGCTGCCGGAAGGCGTTGAGATGGTAATGCCGGGCGACAACATCAAGATGGTTGTTACCCTGATCGCTCCGATCGCCATGGAAGACGGCCTGCGCTTCGCTATCCGCGAAGGTGGTCGTACCGTTGGCGCCGGTGTAGTGGCTAAGATCTTCGAATAA
- the rplA gene encoding 50S ribosomal protein L1: MAKLTKRQKAIAEKVEAGKQYAFEDAAKLLAELATSKFKESVDVSINLGVDPRKSDQVVRGATVLPNGTGKSVRIAVFTQGAGAEAALAAGADKVGMDELAAEMKGGDLNYDVVIASPDAMRVVGQLGQILGPRGLMPNPKVGTVTPDVATAVKNAKAGQVRFRTDKNGIIHASVGKIDFEPAKLKQNVEALLADLKRLKPSTSKGVYLKRVTLSSTMGPGLQIDQASLEG, translated from the coding sequence ATGGCTAAGCTGACCAAGCGTCAAAAGGCAATTGCCGAGAAAGTAGAAGCTGGCAAGCAGTACGCTTTCGAGGATGCAGCCAAGCTGCTGGCCGAACTGGCCACTTCCAAGTTCAAGGAGTCCGTCGACGTCTCGATCAACCTCGGTGTTGATCCGCGTAAATCCGACCAGGTCGTCCGTGGTGCCACCGTTCTGCCGAACGGCACTGGCAAAAGCGTACGCATTGCCGTGTTCACCCAGGGCGCCGGTGCAGAGGCAGCGCTGGCTGCTGGTGCTGACAAGGTCGGTATGGACGAACTGGCTGCCGAGATGAAGGGCGGCGACCTGAACTATGACGTGGTGATTGCTTCTCCGGATGCGATGCGCGTTGTAGGTCAACTGGGTCAGATTCTCGGTCCGCGCGGCCTGATGCCGAACCCGAAGGTTGGTACCGTGACTCCGGACGTCGCTACTGCGGTCAAGAATGCCAAAGCCGGTCAGGTACGTTTCCGTACTGACAAGAATGGCATCATCCACGCTTCTGTTGGCAAGATCGATTTCGAGCCGGCCAAGCTGAAGCAGAACGTGGAAGCCCTGCTGGCTGACCTGAAGCGACTGAAGCCGTCCACCTCCAAGGGTGTGTACCTGAAGCGTGTGACCCTGAGTTCCACCATGGGTCCGGGTCTGCAGATCGATCAGGCTTCCCTCGAAGGCTAA
- the rplJ gene encoding 50S ribosomal protein L10 — MAIKLEDKKAIVAEVNEAAKAGLSAVVADARGVTVAAMTGLRKEARDAGVYVRVVRNTLARRAVAGTQFEVLNDVFKGPTLIAFSNEHPGAAARIFKEFAKGQDKFEIKAAAFEGQFLAANQIDVLATLPTYDEAVAQLMSVIQGATSKLARTLAAIRDQKEGAAA, encoded by the coding sequence GTGGCAATTAAACTCGAAGACAAGAAGGCCATCGTCGCTGAAGTCAACGAGGCTGCCAAAGCTGGCCTGTCCGCTGTCGTGGCTGATGCCCGTGGCGTGACCGTAGCCGCTATGACCGGACTCCGTAAAGAGGCCCGTGACGCTGGCGTTTACGTACGTGTCGTACGTAACACCCTGGCTCGCCGCGCCGTTGCCGGCACTCAGTTTGAAGTGCTGAACGACGTGTTCAAAGGCCCGACCCTGATTGCGTTCTCCAACGAACACCCGGGCGCTGCCGCCCGGATCTTCAAGGAGTTTGCCAAGGGTCAGGACAAGTTCGAGATCAAGGCCGCTGCATTCGAGGGCCAGTTCCTCGCAGCCAATCAGATCGACGTACTGGCGACCCTGCCGACCTACGACGAAGCCGTTGCACAGCTGATGAGCGTGATCCAAGGCGCTACCAGCAAGCTGGCTCGTACTCTGGCGGCTATTCGCGACCAGAAAGAAGGCGCTGCGGCCTGA
- the nusG gene encoding transcription termination/antitermination protein NusG, whose product MAKRWYVVHAYSGYEKHVMRSLVERVKLAGMEDQFGEILVPTEEVVEMRNGQKRKSERKFFPGYVLVQMEMSEATWHLIKDTPRVMGFIGGTADKPAPITEKEAEAILRRVADSGDKPKPKTLFEPGETVRVVDGPFADFNGVVEEVNYEKSRIQVAVLIFGRSTPVELEFSQVEKV is encoded by the coding sequence GTGGCTAAGCGTTGGTATGTCGTGCATGCTTACTCGGGCTATGAGAAGCATGTGATGCGCTCCCTGGTCGAGCGTGTCAAGTTGGCCGGCATGGAAGATCAGTTCGGCGAGATTCTGGTTCCCACTGAAGAAGTGGTAGAGATGCGCAACGGCCAGAAGCGGAAAAGCGAGCGCAAATTTTTTCCTGGCTATGTGTTGGTTCAAATGGAGATGAGCGAGGCAACTTGGCACCTGATCAAGGATACGCCTCGTGTCATGGGCTTCATTGGCGGTACTGCCGATAAGCCAGCTCCGATTACCGAGAAAGAGGCCGAGGCTATCCTGCGTCGCGTCGCGGATAGTGGTGACAAGCCCAAGCCGAAGACGCTGTTTGAGCCTGGCGAGACTGTTCGTGTGGTTGATGGTCCCTTCGCTGACTTCAATGGTGTGGTTGAAGAGGTTAACTACGAAAAGAGCCGGATTCAGGTGGCTGTGCTTATTTTCGGCCGCTCTACCCCGGTAGAGTTGGAGTTCAGTCAAGTCGAGAAGGTCTGA
- the rplL gene encoding 50S ribosomal protein L7/L12 → MALTNEDIINAVSEMSVMQIVELIKAMEEKFGVTAAAAVAAGPAVAAAAVEEQTEFTIVLAEAGEKKVNVIKVVRELTGLGLKEAKAVVDGAPGVVKEGASKEEAEAAKKALEEAGAKVELK, encoded by the coding sequence ATGGCTCTGACCAACGAAGACATCATCAACGCCGTATCCGAAATGTCCGTCATGCAGATCGTTGAACTGATCAAGGCGATGGAAGAGAAGTTCGGTGTTACCGCTGCCGCTGCTGTTGCCGCTGGCCCGGCTGTTGCCGCTGCTGCTGTTGAAGAGCAGACCGAGTTCACCATCGTTCTGGCCGAGGCTGGCGAGAAGAAAGTGAACGTGATCAAGGTCGTTCGCGAACTGACCGGTCTGGGTCTGAAAGAAGCCAAGGCAGTTGTTGATGGCGCCCCGGGCGTTGTCAAGGAAGGCGCTTCGAAAGAAGAAGCCGAAGCTGCCAAGAAAGCCCTGGAAGAAGCTGGCGCCAAAGTCGAGCTCAAGTAA
- the secE gene encoding preprotein translocase subunit SecE, with translation MNAKAEAKEARFDVLKWVVVVALVAVGVVGNQYFSSEPILYRVLALLALATVAGFVSLQTAKGQAFFALAKEARAEIRKVVWPTRQETTQTTLIVVAVVLVMALLLWGLDTLLGWLVSMIVG, from the coding sequence ATGAATGCCAAGGCTGAAGCCAAAGAAGCACGCTTCGACGTTCTGAAGTGGGTTGTTGTGGTGGCTCTCGTCGCGGTTGGCGTGGTCGGCAATCAGTATTTTTCCTCTGAGCCGATTCTGTATCGCGTTCTTGCTCTCCTTGCCCTTGCTACGGTTGCTGGTTTTGTTTCCTTGCAGACTGCGAAGGGGCAGGCTTTCTTTGCTCTTGCCAAAGAAGCTCGCGCGGAGATACGCAAGGTAGTTTGGCCGACTCGTCAGGAAACCACTCAGACCACTTTGATTGTTGTGGCTGTAGTGCTGGTGATGGCGCTGCTGTTGTGGGGTCTCGATACCCTGCTCGGTTGGCTTGTTTCGATGATCGTTGGTTGA
- the rpoB gene encoding DNA-directed RNA polymerase subunit beta: MAYSYTEKKRIRKDFSKLPDVMDVPYLLAIQLDSYREFLQAGVSKEHFRDIGLHAAFKSVFPIISYSGNAALEYVGYRLGDPAFDVKECVLRGVTFAVPLRVKVRLIIFDKESSNKAIKDIKEQEVYMGEIPLMTENGTFIINGTERVIVSQLHRSPGVFFDHDRGKTHSSGKLLYSARIIPYRGSWLDFEFDPKDCVFVRIDRRRKLPASVLLRALGYSTEEVLDAFYATNVFHVKGEGLHLELVPQRLRGEIAVFDIKDQSGKVIVEQGRRITARHINQLEKAGIKELEVPLDYVLGRTTAKAIVHPATGEIIAECNTELTTDLLVKIAKAQVVRLETLYTNDIDCGPFISDTLKIDSTGNQLEALVEIYRMMRPGEPPTKEAAETLFNNLFFSAERYDLSAVGRMKFNRRIGRSEIEGSGVLSREDIVDVLKTLVDIRNGKGIVDDIDHLGNRRVRCVGEMAENQFRVGLVRVERAVKERLSMAESEGLMPQDLINAKPVAAAIKEFFGSSQLSQFMDQNNPLSEITHKRRVSALGPGGLTRERAGFEVRDVHPTHYGRVCPIETPEGPNIGLINSLATYARTNQYGFLESPYRVVKEGQVTDEIVFLSAIEEADHVIAQASATLNEKGQLVDELVAVRHLNEFTVKAPEDVTLMDVSPKQVVSVAASLIPFLEHDDANRALMGSNMQRQAVPTLRADKPLVGTGMERNVARDSGVCVVARRGGVIDSVDASRIVVRVNDDEVETGEAGVDIYNLTKYTRSNQNTCINQRPLVQKGDVVARADILADGPSTDMGELALGQNMRVAFMPWNGFNFEDSICLSERVVQEDRFTTIHIQELTCVARDTKLGPEEITADIPNVGEAALNKLDEAGIVYVGAEVQAGDILVGKVTPKGETQLTPEEKLLRAIFGEKASDVKDTSLRVPTGTKGTVIDVQVFTRDGVERDSRALSIEKMQLDEIRKDLNEEFRIVEGATFERLRSALVGQTAEGGAGLKKGTEITDEYLDGLERGQWFKLRMSEDALNEQLEKAQAYLSDRRQMLDDKFEDKKRKLQQGDDLAPGVLKIVKVYLAIKRRIQPGDKMAGRHGNKGVVSVIMPVEDMPHDANGTPVDIVLNPLGVPSRMNVGQILETHLGLAAKGLGEKINRMLEEQRKIAELREFLHEIYNEIGGRQENLNELSDQEILDLAKNLKGGVPMATPVFDGAKESEIKAMLKLADLPESGQMRLFDGRTGNQFERPTTVGYMYMLKLNHLVDDKMHARSTGSYSLVTQQPLGGKAQFGGQRFGEMEVWALEAYGAAYTLQEMLTVKSDDVNGRTKMYKNIVDGDHRMEAGMPESFNVLIKEIRSLGIDIELETE, from the coding sequence ATGGCTTACTCATACACTGAGAAAAAACGTATCCGCAAAGACTTTAGCAAGTTGCCGGACGTCATGGATGTACCCTACCTCCTGGCCATCCAGCTGGATTCGTATCGCGAATTCCTGCAGGCGGGAGTCAGCAAGGAACATTTTCGTGACATCGGCCTGCACGCGGCCTTCAAGTCTGTTTTCCCGATCATCAGCTATTCCGGCAACGCCGCCCTGGAATACGTCGGCTATCGCCTCGGCGATCCGGCGTTCGATGTCAAGGAATGTGTGCTGCGCGGCGTGACCTTCGCCGTACCGCTGCGGGTAAAAGTCCGCCTGATCATTTTCGACAAGGAGTCGTCGAACAAGGCAATCAAAGACATCAAGGAACAAGAAGTCTACATGGGGGAAATCCCCCTCATGACCGAGAACGGTACCTTCATCATCAACGGTACCGAGCGCGTCATCGTCTCCCAGTTGCACCGTTCTCCGGGCGTGTTCTTCGATCACGACCGCGGCAAGACCCACAGCTCGGGCAAACTGCTGTACTCGGCGCGTATCATTCCCTACCGCGGTTCCTGGCTGGACTTCGAATTCGATCCGAAGGACTGCGTATTTGTTCGTATTGACCGTCGCCGCAAGCTGCCAGCGTCCGTACTCCTGCGCGCCCTCGGCTACAGCACCGAAGAGGTCCTGGACGCCTTCTACGCCACGAACGTTTTCCACGTTAAGGGTGAAGGCCTGCATCTGGAACTGGTTCCGCAGCGCCTGCGCGGCGAGATCGCCGTGTTCGACATCAAGGATCAGTCTGGCAAGGTGATCGTGGAGCAGGGTCGCCGTATCACTGCCCGCCACATCAACCAGCTGGAAAAAGCCGGCATCAAGGAACTCGAAGTTCCGCTGGATTATGTCCTGGGTCGTACCACCGCCAAGGCGATCGTGCATCCGGCCACCGGCGAGATCATTGCCGAGTGCAATACCGAACTGACCACCGACCTGCTGGTGAAGATTGCCAAGGCTCAGGTTGTCCGTCTCGAGACGCTCTATACCAACGACATCGACTGCGGTCCGTTCATCTCGGATACCCTCAAGATCGACTCCACCGGCAACCAACTGGAAGCACTGGTCGAGATCTATCGCATGATGCGTCCCGGCGAGCCTCCGACCAAGGAAGCCGCTGAGACCCTGTTCAACAACCTGTTCTTCAGTGCCGAGCGTTACGACCTGTCCGCTGTTGGCCGCATGAAGTTCAACCGCCGTATCGGTCGCAGCGAAATCGAAGGCTCCGGTGTACTCAGCCGCGAAGACATCGTCGACGTCCTCAAGACCTTGGTCGATATCCGTAACGGCAAGGGCATCGTCGACGACATCGACCACCTGGGTAACCGTCGCGTGCGTTGTGTCGGTGAGATGGCTGAGAACCAGTTCCGTGTTGGCCTGGTGCGCGTAGAGCGTGCAGTCAAGGAACGTCTGTCCATGGCCGAAAGCGAAGGCCTGATGCCGCAGGATCTGATCAACGCCAAGCCGGTGGCAGCCGCGATCAAGGAGTTCTTCGGTTCCAGCCAGCTGTCCCAGTTCATGGACCAGAACAACCCGCTGTCCGAGATCACCCACAAGCGTCGCGTCTCTGCGCTTGGTCCAGGTGGTCTTACCCGCGAGCGCGCCGGTTTCGAGGTTCGCGACGTACACCCGACCCATTACGGCCGTGTGTGCCCGATCGAAACCCCTGAAGGTCCGAACATCGGCCTGATCAACTCCCTGGCGACTTACGCCCGCACCAACCAGTACGGCTTCCTGGAAAGTCCGTACCGCGTGGTCAAGGAAGGGCAGGTCACTGACGAGATCGTGTTCCTCTCCGCCATCGAAGAGGCCGATCACGTGATCGCCCAGGCGTCCGCGACCCTGAACGAGAAGGGTCAACTGGTCGACGAACTGGTGGCTGTGCGTCACCTGAACGAGTTCACCGTGAAGGCGCCGGAAGACGTGACCCTGATGGACGTCTCTCCGAAACAGGTCGTTTCCGTCGCTGCTTCGCTGATTCCGTTCCTCGAGCACGACGACGCCAACCGTGCACTCATGGGCTCGAACATGCAGCGTCAGGCCGTGCCGACCCTGCGTGCCGACAAGCCCCTGGTCGGTACCGGCATGGAGCGCAACGTTGCCCGTGACTCCGGTGTCTGCGTCGTGGCCCGTCGTGGCGGCGTGATCGACTCCGTCGACGCCAGCCGTATCGTGGTGCGCGTCAACGACGATGAAGTCGAGACCGGCGAAGCTGGTGTGGACATCTATAACCTGACCAAATACACCCGTTCCAACCAGAACACCTGCATCAACCAGCGTCCGCTGGTGCAGAAAGGTGATGTGGTCGCTCGCGCCGACATTCTCGCCGATGGTCCGTCCACCGACATGGGTGAGCTCGCTTTGGGTCAGAACATGCGCGTTGCGTTCATGCCCTGGAACGGCTTCAACTTCGAGGACTCCATCTGCCTGTCCGAGCGTGTGGTGCAGGAAGATCGCTTCACCACCATCCATATTCAGGAACTGACTTGCGTCGCTCGTGACACCAAGCTCGGCCCAGAAGAAATCACCGCGGACATCCCCAACGTGGGTGAGGCAGCGCTGAACAAGCTGGACGAGGCGGGCATCGTCTACGTCGGTGCCGAAGTGCAGGCTGGCGATATTCTGGTGGGCAAGGTCACCCCGAAAGGCGAGACCCAGCTGACTCCGGAAGAGAAGCTGTTGCGTGCGATCTTCGGTGAGAAGGCCTCCGACGTGAAGGACACCTCCCTGCGCGTGCCGACCGGCACCAAGGGCACCGTCATCGACGTTCAGGTCTTCACTCGTGATGGCGTTGAGCGCGACAGCCGCGCCCTGTCCATCGAGAAGATGCAGCTGGACGAGATCCGCAAGGACCTGAACGAAGAGTTCCGTATCGTCGAAGGCGCGACGTTCGAGCGTCTGCGCTCCGCCCTGGTGGGTCAGACCGCCGAAGGCGGCGCCGGCCTGAAGAAGGGTACCGAGATCACCGACGAGTACCTCGACGGCCTCGAGCGCGGTCAGTGGTTCAAGCTGCGCATGTCCGAAGACGCGCTGAACGAGCAGTTGGAAAAGGCGCAGGCTTACCTGTCCGACCGTCGCCAGATGCTCGACGACAAGTTCGAAGACAAGAAGCGCAAGCTCCAGCAAGGCGACGACCTGGCTCCGGGCGTGCTGAAGATCGTCAAGGTCTACCTGGCCATCAAACGCCGCATCCAGCCCGGCGACAAGATGGCAGGCCGCCACGGTAACAAGGGTGTGGTGTCCGTGATCATGCCGGTCGAAGACATGCCCCACGATGCCAATGGCACCCCTGTGGATATCGTTCTGAACCCCCTGGGCGTGCCGTCGCGTATGAACGTCGGCCAGATTCTCGAAACCCACCTCGGCCTTGCAGCCAAAGGCCTGGGCGAGAAGATCAATCGCATGCTCGAAGAGCAGCGCAAGATCGCCGAACTGCGTGAGTTCCTGCATGAGATCTACAACGAGATCGGTGGCCGTCAGGAGAATCTGAACGAGCTTAGCGACCAGGAGATCCTGGACCTGGCCAAGAACCTCAAGGGCGGCGTACCCATGGCCACCCCGGTGTTCGACGGTGCCAAGGAAAGCGAGATCAAGGCCATGCTGAAGCTCGCGGACCTGCCGGAAAGCGGTCAGATGCGCCTGTTCGACGGCCGTACCGGCAACCAGTTCGAGCGTCCGACCACCGTCGGCTACATGTACATGCTCAAGCTGAACCACCTGGTCGATGACAAGATGCACGCACGTTCCACCGGTTCCTACAGCCTGGTTACCCAGCAGCCGCTGGGTGGTAAGGCGCAGTTCGGTGGCCAGCGTTTCGGGGAGATGGAGGTCTGGGCACTGGAAGCCTATGGTGCCGCCTACACCCTGCAGGAAATGCTGACCGTGAAGTCGGACGACGTGAACGGCCGGACCAAGATGTACAAGAACATCGTGGACGGGGATCACCGCATGGAGGCCGGCATGCCCGAGTCCTTCAACGTGTTGATCAAAGAGATCCGCTCGCTCGGCATCGACATCGAACTGGAAACCGAATAA